Below is a window of Lacrimispora xylanolytica DNA.
AGGTACTGGCAGCAATGGAACAAGAGTGCATGGTTTTCGCTGAAGAACCACATCACATCATCTCCCGGCTCATCGATCCAGTAGCGGTAATTTATCATGGCCTCTTCGAGAGCATCTTTTAAGGTATCTGAAATCCGGTTGTAAAAGGTGCGGTAGATATAGATCATAATGATGAAATGAAAATCAGAGCAGTCCTTTCTGTTTCTCACTCCTAAAAGCTCCTCTAAAAGAATATCTTCCGCCCGTTTATATTCCCTCTCCCTCTGAAACAGGGCGGCTGCCTTGTAGGTGTTTTCTGGGGCGAACCGGATGATTGCATCAAGAGCCAGCTTCTTTCGAACGTTTCTGTCCTCGTTGTTGCTTTCTAAGAATTCTTTTCTGACCAGCTGATTTCCGATTTTTCTTTTTATAACAATTCCCTGGTAAGTAAGAACTGCTGTAAAATAATAATAGCCTGGTGATATTTCATCTGTATGAAAGAGTACCAGTCCCTTTTGCTCCGCCTCCATGGTATAATTTCTGATTTTTATAAGCTTCCAGGATTGTTCCATTTTTTCAATGAATTCTCCCGGAGTTACCATAATTTCCAGATTAAGAGGCTGGTTAAAAGGATTGTTAAGATTCATTTTTATAGTTTCGCTGAAATAAGCTTCTTTGTCAAAGCACATCCCATGTAACATCTGTTCCATTTGATTTAAGGTATCTTCCTCCACCTGGTCATCTGCCGGAATCAGTATCTTTAAATCCGCTTCTCCCAAGCGCTTCATACGAAAATAGTAATCTGTATCACGTTCCGCCAGATCATCGAGGCAGACCACAATTGGATTCATGCCTTTTAAAAGGGGAATGGATACGACTGTTTTCTTAACCAGATTTCTGGTAAACGGGGTGAAATCTGTGATCAGCTGCCCATTGGCCCAGAGAGTTAAGCCGCCACAGGTCTCCAGTTCAAAATCCACGATGCCCTCTTCTTCTGACTGAAGTATGGTATATCCATACATCCTTAAATAAGTAGGCTGATAATAAAAGCCGGACCCGTCAATGCCTGGATTTCCAAAAGGGAAATATTGCTTTACCAGCTTTTCCTCTCCAAATACATGTAACGTTCCACCATTGGTGATATGGGTAAAATCAGGACATTGTGGTATTTCGCCTTTTCTCTGTTCAATAAATTCTTTCCTGCAGGGATTTTCATGAATGGCAAATCCCTTTTTCAACCACTCATTGACCCTTCCGCTTAAGGTAGACCTGGTGAATTGCCGGATTTGCGTATGAACCTCACTGATTAGAAAGCGATTGACAAATCCTTCCGCAAACAGCGGATACTCCAAGTATTTCATGTCTTCTTTCCTCCTGTTTACTCTTTGACTCCTCCGGCAGTCATGCCGCCGATAATATAGCTTTGCAGTGTTACGAACACAATAATTACCGGAATCATGGAAATGACGGACATCGCCAATAAGCTGTTCCAGTCTACCGAGTATTCACCGGAATAATTAGCCAGTGCCAGCTGTATGGTGTATCGTTCCTTACTGTTGATAACCAGCTTCGGCCAAAGATAATCGTTCCATCTCCACATAAAAGAAAAGATACAAAGAACAGAGATAACCGGCCTGGCAAGAGGCAGCATGATCCGCATTAAGATACTCCCTTCCGACGCTCCGTCGATTCTGGCGGCTTCCATATAAGCATCTGGAATTCCGACGTAATACTGTCTCACCAGAAAGACCGCTGTAGGCGAAGCTACGGCCGGAATGATCAGTCCCCATAAGCTGTTATAAAGATTGGTTGCCACAATCACCTTGAAAATAGGGATCATGATGACCTCCAAAGGAATCATCAAGGTAGCCAGTACAACACCAAAGAGAATCTTATCTCCTTTAAAACGGTATTTCGCAAAGGCATATCCGGACATCACATTGACCACTATCGTTAAAAATGTAGCCACAAGGCTGGTAAATACCGTATTAAAAAAGTAGATTCCAAAATGTCCTTCTTCCAAAGCCCTTTGATAGTTGGAAAAAGTTGGATTCTTTCCAATGAAACTGGGGGGCCAGGAGAATAATTCACCAGTGCTTTTAAAGGAAGAACCAATGACCCAGAGTATGGGCATCAGGAATATAAAGGTGAGGATAAGAAGAATGATCCATGCACCACCTGCAAATAAGTATTTTTTACGATTAGTCTGCATCCTGCTCCCCTCCCCTATTTGCTTTAAATTGCACCACCGTGAACATGGCTAACAGAACAAAGAGTATCATGGTCATGGCACTGGCGTAGCCCATCTGATTTTTTTCAAATCCTGTTTCCTGTATGGTCTGTACCATGAACTTGGTAGCCCCTGCCGGGCCGCCCTGAGTCAGCGCATATACCAATGGATAGGTTTTAATAATAGTAACCGTGGATAATACAAGGACCAAAAGACTGGTAGGCTTTAAAAGCGGCAGTGTAATATAGCGGAACTGATGAAAGAATCCGGCACCATCTATTCTTGCGGCCTCATAATAAGTCTCAGATATGGCCTTAATACCGGAAATGAACATGACCATATAATAGCCTGACATACTCCACGCGGTGACGAAGATCACAACCCCCATGGCATAATTCTGATCCGTCAGCCATTTCACCGGTGATCTTCCCATGGCGGTCAGAAGATAATTGATGACACCAAATTCTTCCCCCAAAAGAAATCTCCAGGTGAGTCCCACGATAATACTGGAAATCATGGTGGGCCAGTAAAAGACTGCCCGGAAAAAATCATTCCCCTTTCGCGCACCTGTCAGCAGCAAGGCAAGTCCCATGGCTGAAACATAAACCAGGGGAACCGAGACTGCAGTAAAAAATACCGTGCGGAGAAAAGAATCCCAAAATCCCCGATCTGAAAAAAGCTTTATATAATTATTGATCCCCACAAATTTCTGGGGATTTACTCCATCCCACTTTGTCAACGATATCCATAGCCCATTTACAGCTGGAAAGAATAGAAACAGGCCAAATATGATTAAAGTAGGAGCAAGCAGCAGATAAGGAAACACATTCCGCTCAAACTTCCTCATTGGTTCTACCTCCTTTTTTATGATTATAGCATGAAAAAAAGAGTAAAAATCCAGTTTTGTTATGCAAATATTACATAATATTGTCTTTTCCTAAGAAGTCTCCTAATATGCAAAAAACGCCCTGACGGCCAAAGCCAGTCAGGGCGTTTCACTTCTTACTCTTCTATATCGTCTTCACTGATGGATAAAATCTCATCTGCTTCTTCGAAACGGTCATCGGTTAATAAGATCTCGTCATCTTCTGATAACAGAATCTCATCATCCTCTTCCAGTTCCGCATCTGTACTTAAGTTGATGGTACGGTAACGCTTCATACCAGTACCAGCCGGAATCGGCTTACCGATAATAACGTTTTCCTTAAGACCGATCAAGTGGTCAACCTTACCGTTAATAGCGGCTTCGGTCAGAACCTTTGTGGTCTCCTGGAAGGAAGCAGCTGACAGGAAGGAATCAGTTGCAAGAGATGCCTTGGTAATACCAAGCATAACCTGCTTTCCATCTGCCGGCTCTTTGCCTTCTGCAAGGAGTGCATCATTTAAGTCATTATAATCAAGAACGTCCATAGAGGTTCCTGGAAGGACATCGCTGTCTCCGCTCTCCTCGATTTTGATCTTTTTAAGCATCTGTCTTACGATCATCTCTACGTGCTTATCATTGATTTCTACACCCTGGAGACGGTACACACGCTGTACCTCCTGGATCATATAATCCTGTACGGCACGAACGCCTTTGATCTTTAAGATATCGTGTGGATTCACACTACCTTCCGTAAGCTCATCACCAGCCTCAAGCACCTGGCCGTCAGCAACCTTGATTCTGGAACCGTAAGGAATCAGATAGGTCTTGGAATTGCCGGTTTCATTCTCGGTAATGATAATCTCACGTTTTTTCTTGGTATCCTTAATGGCAACCACTCCGCCGAACTCAGCGATGATAGCAAGACCTTTCGGCTTTCTTGCCTCAAAAAGCTCCTCGACACGGGGAAGACCCTGTGTGATATCGCCACCCGCAACACCTCCGGTATGGAAGGTACGCATGGTAAGCTGTGTTCCAGGCTCACCGATGGACTGAGCTGCAATGATTCCGACTGCTTCACCAACCTGTACCGGCTGACCAGTAGCCATGTTGGCTCCGTAACATTTCGCACAAACTCCCTGATGGGATTTGCAGGTAAGGACGTTACGGATCTTAATGGAATTACGGCCCATCTTATCTAACACCTTCATAACTGCGGAAGCACGTTTTGGAGTACACATATGGTTCTCTTTTACAATGACCTCTCCAGTATCAGGATCTGTAATGGTTTCTGCAATAAATCTTCCGGTGATACGTTCTTCCAGGCCCTCAATGGTTTCCTGGCCGTCTGTAAACGCCTTGATCTCCATAAATGGAATGTCTTTTCCTTCGCAGCAGTCGATCTCACGGATAATCATATCCTGAGATACGTCTACCAGACGTCTGGTCAAGTAACCAGAGTCGGCGGTACGAAGAGCGGTATCGGAAAGTCCTTTACGAGCTCCATGAGCGGAGATAAAGTACTCCAATACGTCAAGACCCTCACGGAAGTTGGACTTGATAGGAAGTTCGATGGTATGACCAGTTGTATCGGCCATAAGTCCACGCATACCTGCAAGCTGCTTGATCTGCTTATCAGAACCTCGGGCTCCGGAGTCAGCCATCATATAGATGTTGTTGTACTTATCAAGCCCTGTAAGCAGGTCATGAGTCAGCTGATCATCGGTCACCTTCCAGGTGTCAATAACTTCTTTATAACGCTCTTCCTCTGTGATAAGACCACGGCGGAAGTTTTTAGCAATCTGGTCAACCGTTGCCTGAGCCTCTGCGATCAGCTTTGGCTTGCTTTCCGGCACGGTCATATCGGAAATGGAAACCGTCATGGCAGCTTTGGTTGAATATCTATAACCAATGGCTTTAATGTCATCTAAGGTCTCTGCAGTCTGAACAGCTCCGTGAACGTTAATAACCTTTTCAAGAATCTGCTTACACTGCTTCTTACCTACATGGAAATCGACTTCCATTAAAAGCTCGTTGCCTGGAATGGAACGGTCTACGAAACCAAGATCCTGAGGAACGATCTCATTGAAGATGAAACGTCCTACGGTGGATTCTACCACTCCGCTCTTCATGGTACCATCAGGCATTCTCTTTGTAACTCTTGCCTTGATTCTGGAATGAAGGGTAACTGCCTGGTTCTCGTAAGCGAGAATGGCTTCGTTTACACTTCTAAATACCATTCCTTCTCCCTTAGCACCAGGACGTTCCTGGGTCAGGTAGTAGATACCAAGAACCATATCCTGAGACGGAACGGCAACAGGGCCACCGTCGGAAGGCTTAAGAAGGTTGTTTGGTGATAACAGAAGGAAACGGCATTCTGCCTGAGCCTCTACGGAAAGTGGCAGATGAACCGCCATCTGGTCACCGTCGAAGTCGGCGTTAAACGCGGTACATACCAGTGGATGAAGCTTGATTGCCTTACCTTCGACGAGGATTGGCTCGAAAGCCTGGATACCCAGTCTATGAAGGGTAGGCGCACGGTTTAACATAACCGGATGCTCTTTGATAACATCTTCCAGTACGTCCCAGACTTCTGTCTGAAGGCGCTCAACCATCTTCTTTGCATTCTTTATATTATGTGCAGTTCCATTAGAAACCAGCTCTTTCATAACGAAAGGCTTGAATAACTCGATAGCCATCTCTTTTGGAAGACCGCACTGGTAAATCTTAAGTTCAGGACCAACGACGATAACAGAACGTCCGGAATAGTCAACACGCTTTCCAAGTAGGTTCTGACGGAATCGTCCCTGCTTACCCTTTAACATATCAGAGAGGGATTTTAATGCACGGTTTCCAGGTCCGGTTACCGGTCTTCCTCTTCTGCCGTTGTCGATTAAGGCATCAACGGCTTCCTGAAGCATACGCTTTTCGTTACGAACAATGATGTCAGGAGCGCCAAGCTCTAACAGACGGGCAAGACGGTTGTTACGGTTGATGATTCTTCTGTAAAGGTCATTTAAGTCAGAGGTAGCAAAACGTCCACCGTCTAACTGAACCATCGGACGGATATCCGGTGGGATAACCGGTACCACGGTCATGATCATCCACTCTGGTAAGTTGCCGGAGTTTCTGAAGGCTTCTACCACTTCCAGACGCTTGATAATTCTTGCACGCTTCTGTCCTGTAGCTTCCTTTAATCCTTTTTTCAGCTCCTCAGAGTCTTTTTCAAGGTCAATGGATCGTAACAGTTCCAGAATGGCTTCTGCACCCATTCCTACACGGAATGCGCCATGGCCGTATTTCTCTGTCTCTTCACGGTATTCCTTCTCAGACAAGACCTGCTTATACTGGAGACCGGTGTTGCCGGCATCCAGTACCACGTAAGATGCGAAATAGAGCACCTTCTCTAAGGTTCTTGGAGAAATGTCCAGAATGAGACCCATACGGCTTGGTATTCCCTTGAAATACCAGATATGGGAAACAGGGGCAGCAAGCTGGATATGGCCCATACGCTCTCTACGAACGCTGGCTTTCGTTACTTCCACGCCGCATCGGTCGCAGATAACGCCTTTATACCGAATTTTTTTATATTTACCGCAATGACATTCCCAGTCCTTGCTCGGTCCAAAGATTCGTTCACAGAACAAACCGTCCTTTTCCGGCTTTAAGGTTCTGTAGTTGATGGTCTCCGGCTTTTTTACCTCGCCGTGGGACCAATCCAGAATCTTTTCCGGAGAAGCCAGACCGATTTTTATGGCGTCAAACGTCATTGGGTGGTAAGTTTCATTGTTTTCAGGCATGAGCGGTTCTCCCTTCTATTATTCTTCGTCTGAATCTTCAATATCTACGTCATCGAAATCCTCAAACGAATCGTCGACCTCTTCAGTCTCCTCTTCTTCACTGACAGCAACCAGTTCATTATCCTTAAATTCCTGCTTCTGATAACCGTAGTCACCAAAGGACTCCTCATCACGATAATGTCTGTCACCTTCAATAATGGATCTTAAATCCGTCTCTTCGTAGTCTGTGCTTTCAGCAATCTGAACTTCAGTATTGTCATCACGCAACACTCTTACATCCAGTGCCAGTGACTGAAGCTCTTTTAACAATACCTTGAAGGATTCCGGAATACCAGGCTCAGGGATGTTCTCACCCTTAATAATGGCTTCGTAAGTCTTAACACGGCCTACTACATCATCGGATTTCACAGTCATGATCTCCTGAAGTGTATAAGATGCACCGTATGCCTCAAGAGCCCAAACCTCCATCTCTCCGAAACGCTGTCCGCCGAACTGGGCTTTACCGCCGAGAGGCTGCTGGGTAACCAGAGAGTATGGTCCTGTAGAACGGGCATGGATCTTATCGTCTACCAGATGGTGAAGCTTCAAGTAGTGCATGTGTCCGATGGTAACAGCACTGTCAAAGTATTCTCCGGTACGTCCGTCACGGAGACGTACTTTTCCATCGCGGTTAATCGGAACACCCTTCCATAATTCTCTGTGATCCAGGTGATCACCAAGATATTCAATTACGTCAGGCTTTAATGTGTCTTTATATTTATCCTGGAAATCTGACCAGCTCATATTTACATAATCATTAGCCACATCCAGGGTATCCATAATGTCGTTCTCGTTTGCACCGTCAAATACCGGGGTGGAAACATTGAAGCCCAAAGCTCTTGCAGCAAGGCTTAAATGGATCTCAAGTACCTGCCCGATGTTCATACGGGAAGGAACGCCCAGAGGGTTTAATACGATATCAAGAGGACGGCCGTTAGGAAGGAACGGCATATCTTCTACTGGAAGCACGCGGGAAACAACACCCTTGTTACCATGACGTCCAGCCATCTTATCGCCCACAGAGATTTTTCTCTTCTGAGCAATGTAGATGCGGACAGTCTCATTCACACCAGGAGACAGCTCGTCGCCGTTTTCTCTTGTAAATACTTTTGCATCAACAATGATACCGTAAGCACCGTGAGGTACTTTTAAGGAGGTATCACGAACTTCTCTTGCCTTCTCACCA
It encodes the following:
- a CDS encoding carbohydrate ABC transporter permease — translated: MQTNRKKYLFAGGAWIILLILTFIFLMPILWVIGSSFKSTGELFSWPPSFIGKNPTFSNYQRALEEGHFGIYFFNTVFTSLVATFLTIVVNVMSGYAFAKYRFKGDKILFGVVLATLMIPLEVIMIPIFKVIVATNLYNSLWGLIIPAVASPTAVFLVRQYYVGIPDAYMEAARIDGASEGSILMRIMLPLARPVISVLCIFSFMWRWNDYLWPKLVINSKERYTIQLALANYSGEYSVDWNSLLAMSVISMIPVIIVFVTLQSYIIGGMTAGGVKE
- a CDS encoding carbohydrate ABC transporter permease, yielding MRKFERNVFPYLLLAPTLIIFGLFLFFPAVNGLWISLTKWDGVNPQKFVGINNYIKLFSDRGFWDSFLRTVFFTAVSVPLVYVSAMGLALLLTGARKGNDFFRAVFYWPTMISSIIVGLTWRFLLGEEFGVINYLLTAMGRSPVKWLTDQNYAMGVVIFVTAWSMSGYYMVMFISGIKAISETYYEAARIDGAGFFHQFRYITLPLLKPTSLLVLVLSTVTIIKTYPLVYALTQGGPAGATKFMVQTIQETGFEKNQMGYASAMTMILFVLLAMFTVVQFKANRGGEQDAD
- the rpoC gene encoding DNA-directed RNA polymerase subunit beta' — translated: MPENNETYHPMTFDAIKIGLASPEKILDWSHGEVKKPETINYRTLKPEKDGLFCERIFGPSKDWECHCGKYKKIRYKGVICDRCGVEVTKASVRRERMGHIQLAAPVSHIWYFKGIPSRMGLILDISPRTLEKVLYFASYVVLDAGNTGLQYKQVLSEKEYREETEKYGHGAFRVGMGAEAILELLRSIDLEKDSEELKKGLKEATGQKRARIIKRLEVVEAFRNSGNLPEWMIMTVVPVIPPDIRPMVQLDGGRFATSDLNDLYRRIINRNNRLARLLELGAPDIIVRNEKRMLQEAVDALIDNGRRGRPVTGPGNRALKSLSDMLKGKQGRFRQNLLGKRVDYSGRSVIVVGPELKIYQCGLPKEMAIELFKPFVMKELVSNGTAHNIKNAKKMVERLQTEVWDVLEDVIKEHPVMLNRAPTLHRLGIQAFEPILVEGKAIKLHPLVCTAFNADFDGDQMAVHLPLSVEAQAECRFLLLSPNNLLKPSDGGPVAVPSQDMVLGIYYLTQERPGAKGEGMVFRSVNEAILAYENQAVTLHSRIKARVTKRMPDGTMKSGVVESTVGRFIFNEIVPQDLGFVDRSIPGNELLMEVDFHVGKKQCKQILEKVINVHGAVQTAETLDDIKAIGYRYSTKAAMTVSISDMTVPESKPKLIAEAQATVDQIAKNFRRGLITEEERYKEVIDTWKVTDDQLTHDLLTGLDKYNNIYMMADSGARGSDKQIKQLAGMRGLMADTTGHTIELPIKSNFREGLDVLEYFISAHGARKGLSDTALRTADSGYLTRRLVDVSQDMIIREIDCCEGKDIPFMEIKAFTDGQETIEGLEERITGRFIAETITDPDTGEVIVKENHMCTPKRASAVMKVLDKMGRNSIKIRNVLTCKSHQGVCAKCYGANMATGQPVQVGEAVGIIAAQSIGEPGTQLTMRTFHTGGVAGGDITQGLPRVEELFEARKPKGLAIIAEFGGVVAIKDTKKKREIIITENETGNSKTYLIPYGSRIKVADGQVLEAGDELTEGSVNPHDILKIKGVRAVQDYMIQEVQRVYRLQGVEINDKHVEMIVRQMLKKIKIEESGDSDVLPGTSMDVLDYNDLNDALLAEGKEPADGKQVMLGITKASLATDSFLSAASFQETTKVLTEAAINGKVDHLIGLKENVIIGKPIPAGTGMKRYRTINLSTDAELEEDDEILLSEDDEILLTDDRFEEADEILSISEDDIEE